One genomic window of Apteryx mantelli isolate bAptMan1 chromosome 35, bAptMan1.hap1, whole genome shotgun sequence includes the following:
- the KPTN gene encoding KICSTOR complex protein kaptin yields MAARCPLVEDSFTRLASQSNVYGLAALAGGEGPAGLLAATLKGKVIHFRYHDLRQKLRPVARELQFTYIPVDAEIVSIDSFRKSPPKRGLVVGITFIKDSGDKASPFLNIYCDYEPGSEYDLDSIAQSCLNLELQFTPFQLYHAEVCVGDKPETVFLLSGNDPCIHLYKENEGLHQFEEQPVQNLFPELQELPSNVLWLDVCNIPSSGQRITAFGCQSGYVRVAQVDQASRVVLQSWSIQQDGPISKVLVFALPSACPREEPGADGYSVLVTSTIELSVVYRDVLTRGLGDQVTLPGSDQYDSVLCALVTDVDFDGAREILLGTYGQELLCYKYGSPDAPQAAAAGSPAASPRGGEFHLLWKRSFPSPLLSMEYADLTSDGLCELAVVCLKGLHVLQHSLVQTAQCVLERLRWEAARRAQRSLGPTDAGATKD; encoded by the exons ATGGCGGCGCGCTGCCCGCTGGTGGAGGACAGCTTCACCCGGCTCGCCTCGCAGAGCAACGTGTAcgggctggcggcgctggcgggcggcgagggccccgcggggctcctggcCGCCACCCTGAAGGGGAAGGTGATTCACTTCCGGTACCACGACCTGCGCCAGAAGCTGCGGCCCGTCGCCCGGGAGCTGCAGTTCACCTACATCCCGG TCGACGCCGAGATCGTCTCCATCGACTCCTTCCGGAAGTCGCCTCCGAAACGCGGCCTCGTGGTGGGAATCACCTTCATCAAG GACTCCGGGGATAAGGCGAGTCCCTTCCTCAACATCTACTGCGACTACGAGCCCGGCTCCGAGTACGACCTGGACTCCATAGCGC AAAGCTGCTTGAACCTGGAGCTGCAGTTCACGCCTTTCCAGCTCTACCACGCCGA AGTCTGTGTCGGGGACAAGCCGGAGACCGTCTTCCTGCTGAGCGGGAACGACCCCTGCATCCATCTGTACAAGGAG AACGAAGGTTTGCACCAGTTTGAGGAACAACCGGTCCAGAACCTCTTTCCCGAGCTCCAGGAGCTGCCGAGCAA CGTGCTCTGGCTGGACGTCTGCAACATCCCCAGCTCGGGCCAGCGCATCACCGCCTTCGGCTGCCAGAGCGGCTACGTCCGCGTTGCCCAGGTGGACCAGGCCAGCAGAG TGGTGCTCCAGAGCTGGAGTATCCAGCAGGACGGCCCCATTTCCAAGGTGCTGGTGTTCGCCCTGCCGTCGGCCTGCCCTCGGGAGGAGCCGGGCGCTGAC GGCTACAGCGTCCTTGTCACCAGCACCATCGAGCTCTCCGTGGTGTACAG GGACGTGCTGACGAGGGGCCTGGGAGACCAGGTGACCTTGCCGGGCAGCGACCAGTACGACAGCGTGCTCTGCGCCCTGGTGACCGACGTCGACTTCGACGGCGCCCGGGAGATCCTCCTGGGCACCTACGGGCAG gagctgctctgctacaagTACGGGAGCCCCGACGCTCcccaggccgcggcggcggggtccCCGGCCGCATCCCCGCGGGGCGGCGAGTTCCACCTGCTCTGGAAGCGGAGCTTCCCCAGCCCGCTGCTCTCCATGGAGTACGCGGACCTGACCTCCGACGGGCTCTGCGAGCTGGCCGTGGTGTGCCTGAAGGGGCTCCACGTCTTGCAG CACAGCCTGGTGCAGACGGCCCAGTGCGTCCTGGAGCGGCTCCGCTGGGAAGCGGCGCGCAGAGCCCAGCGCAGCCTCGGCCCCACCGACGCGGGCGCGACGAAGGACTGA
- the NAPA gene encoding alpha-soluble NSF attachment protein, which produces MDQAGKEKEALQLLAEADKKVRGSQSFFAGLFGGSSRIEEACDIYARAANMFKMAKNWSAAGNAFCQAAQLHLQLQSKHDAATNFVDAGNAFKKADPQEAINCLIRAIEIYTDMGRFTIAAKHHISIAEIYETELVDIEKAIAHYEQAADYYKGEESNSSANKCLLKVATYAAQLEQYQKAVEIYEQVGTSAMDSPLLKYSAKEYFFKAALCHFCIDMLNAKLAVQKYEEMFPAFMESRECKLIKKLLDAHEEQNIDGYTDAVKEYDSISRLDQWLTTMLLRIKKTIQGEEEDLR; this is translated from the exons ATGGACCAGGccgggaaggagaaggaggcgctgcagctcctggctgaggCCGACAAGAAGGTGCGCGGCTCCCAGTCCTTCTTCGCCGGCCTCTTCGG AGGCTCCTCCAGGATAGAGGAAGCATGCGACATCTACGCGCGAGCGGCAAACATGTTCAAAATGGCCAAAAACTGGAGCG CCGCAGGGAATGCCTTTTGCCAGGCGGCGCAGCTCcacctgcagctgcagagcaagcatGATGCAGCTACCAACTTCGTGGACGCAGGCAACGCCTTCAAGAAAGCTGACCCGCAAG AGGCCATTAACTGTTTGATCAGAGCTATCGAGATCTACACGGACATG GGTCGATTCACCATAGCCGCGAAACACCACATATCGATAGCGGAAATCTATGAGACGGAGCTGGTGGATATCGAAAAG GCGATAGCCCACTATGAGCAGGCTGCAGACTACTACAAAGGGGAAGAGTCCAACAG CTCTGCTAACAAGTGCTTGCTGAAAGTGGCCACTTACGCAGCTCAGCTGGAGCAGTACCAGAAAGCCGTGGAGATCTACGAGCAG GTGGGCACCAGCGCGATGGACAGTCCCCTGCTGAAGTACAGCGCCAAGGAGTACTTCTTCAAGGCGGCCCTCTGCCACTTCTGCATCGACATGCTCAATGCAAAG CTGGCCGTGCAGAAGTACGAAGAGATGTTTCCGGCTTTCATGGAATCCAGGGAGTGCAAGTTGATCAAA AAGCTGCTGGATGCTCACGAGGAACAGAACATAGACGGCTACACTGATGCG GTAAAGGAATACGATTCCATCTCTCGGCTGGACCAGTGGCTCACCACCATGCTGCTCCGCATCAAGAAAACCATCCAGGGCGAAGAGGAGGACTTGCGTTAA
- the LOC106486164 gene encoding E3 SUMO-protein ligase ZBED1-like — MVFNTYNMAANLGPASRRKREKGTNHDGTSTSLYVDRRKSKVWNYYTKLGDAYVECNVCKKQLSFHNSTTTMREHLVRKHSIRDTLLSQLKDDQASESDYTAQESVVKRSRQMTPENSLYHAASCSEPRTDMILELVLEMIFRDLHPLSMVKDKGFGLLIGYLEPSFTLPSPVQLSSMLWHRYNVVKQHLEHYLQTAQAIVVCVEFWVSQLSQTYLTIMANFIDGEWRRARCIMETQQVHENKAEGYLGEKLYAVLSEFGLSNKSVFCVMHDSLQNTAANSQQLKNTYGWTSLCCAAHTLHLCIKAGLDVEQVQEALSTARGIVRYFQQDAKATCSLNSKLEAINKTKLKLVMDVGSRWITTIEMCESLLDLKWAIMSVLEEHPKGAAAVHNLADHQWKLLQDLVPVMRTIKIATSFLREEQNVSISSLMPCIHGIVAAIGQQSEEASSVIKTVVGNIRSELTRRWGISEDEKVLESPAVIASFLDPRFKEMRFLSPSLRSELHKRVKNMLSQVFNHQSPSATHFWMPSSDYKAEGGETASQLSAHKDRCSSTQSQSMYDILLGKDPTESMPEIHQQLENYIVEPLCKRSTNPLDWWKSNEHRFPAVARLSRQYLAVPATAVLPDQAFAASESTLEHRRAVLAPENLDQILFLHQNFDFLESMRNSNEARNRSLH; from the coding sequence ATGGTCTTCAACACGTACAATATGGCAGCCAACCTCGGGCCAGCctccaggaggaagagggagaaaggtaCCAACCACGACGGCACCAGCACCTCTCTCTACGTCGACCGTCGGAAGTCCAAGGTGTGGAATTATTACACGAAGCTCGGAGACGCCTACGTCGAGTGCAACGTCTGCAAGAAGCAGCTCTCCTTCCACAACAGCACCACCACGATGCGGGAGCACCTGGTGAGGAAGCACAGCATCCGCGACACTTTACTGTCACAGCTCAAAGACGATCAGGCTTCCGAGTCCGACTACACGGCTCAGGAAAGCGTTGTGAAGCGGTCCAGGCAAATGACGCCGGAAAACAGCCTGTACCATGCCGCATCCTGCTCGGAACCGAGGACTGACATGATTCTGGAGCTGGTGCTCGAGATGATATTCCGCGACCTGCACCCTCTTTCCATGGTAAAAGACAAAGGTTTCGGGCTCCTCATCGGGTACTTGGAACCTAGTTTTACTCTCCCATCGCCTGTGCAGCTCTCCAGCATGTTGTGGCACAGGTACAACGTAGTCAAGCAGCACCTAGAGCACTACTTGCAAACGGCTCAGGCCATCGTCGTCTGCGTGGAGTTCTGGGTTTCCCAGCTCAGCCAGACGTACTTGACCATCATGGCTAACTTCATCGACGGGGAATGGCGCCGGGCAAGGTGCATTATGGAAACGCAGCAAGTGCACGAAAACAAAGCCGAGGGCTATTTAGGAGAGAAGCTGTACGCTGTCCTGTCCGAATTTGGTTTGTCCAACAAGTCCGTTTTCTGTGTAATGCACGACAGCCTGCAGAACACGGCAGCAAATTCACAGCAGCTGAAAAACACGTACGGCTGGACCAGCCTGTGCTGCGCTGCTCACACCCTTCACCTGTGCATCAAGGCCGGGCTGGACGTCGAGCAGGTACAAGAGGCTCTGAGCACCGCTCGGGGCATCGTGAGGTATTTTCAGCAGGATGCAAAAGCCACCTGCTCTTTAAACAGTAAGCTAGAAGCCATCAACAAAACCAAGCTGAAACTGGTGATGGACGTGGGGTCTCGCTGGATAACGACGATCGAAATGTGCGAGAGCCTCCTGGACCTCAAGTGGGCTATCATGTCCGTCCTGGAGGAACATCCCAAGGGCGCAGCGGCCGTTCACAACTTGGCCGACCACCAGTGGAAGCTCTTGCAGGACCTGGTGCCAGTCATGAGGACAATTAAGATAGCTACTTCGTTCCTGCGCGAGGAGCAGAACGTATCCATATCGTCTCTGATGCCTTGCATTCATGGGATCGTCGCTGCCATTGGGCAGCAGTCAGAAGAGGCCAGCAGCGTCATCAAGACAGTCGTAGGCAACATAAGGTCAGAGCTGACGCGGCGCTGGGGCATATCGGAGGACGAGAAAGTGCTGGAAAGCCCAGCAGTTATTGCCTCCTTTTTAGACCCGCGTTTCAAAGAGATGAGGTTTTTGAGCCCCAGCCTGAGAAGCGAACTACATAAAAGAGTCAAAAATATGCTGTCGCAGGTTTTCAATCACCAGTCTCCATCTGCCACCCATTTTTGGATGCCAAGCTCAGATTACAAAGCAGAGGGTGGAGAAACAGCTAGCCAGCTGTCTGCTCACAAGGACAGATGCTCAAGCACCCAGTCGCAGAGCATGTACGACATCCTTTTGGGGAAGGACCCCACCGAGAGCATGCCCGAGATCCACCAGCAGCTGGAAAACTACATTGTGGAGCCCCTCTGCAAACGCAGCACCAACCCCCTGGACTGGTGGAAGAGCAACGAGCACCGCTTCCCAGCCGTGGCCAGGCTGAGCAGGCAGTACCTCGCTGTCCCAGCCACGGCTGTGCTGCCCGACCAGGCTTTCGCCGCCAGCGAGAGCACCCTGGAACATCGACGGGCGGTCCTGGCGCCTGAGAATCTGGACCAAATCCTATTCTTGCACCAAAACTTTGATTTTTTAGAGTCAATGAGAAACAGCAACGAGGCTCGTAACAGGAGTCTGCACTGA